The segment ACTTTTCGCTCTCGATGCACGATAAAATCTGAAGGTCCTGCTCCAAGATCTTATTCACCAATTTTTCTTTTTGCCCTAAACATGACTCGATCTCTTTTTTACTTGTGTCGGTCAGTTGAGATTTATTCGCAGAAGCAGAATAGACTTCGATCTTAGAATCGATAGTGTGAATATTCTCAAGAATATCCTCGCGAATACGATAAAGATCCTCAAGGTTGTCAAAGTTTCGTGCCTTAAAGCTCTTACGCTCTCTTTCGGAGATATCGTAGAACATTTCCAAGTGGTTGTTCTTTTCTTTGAGCAAGAGGACGATTTGATCTATGTTGTTATCTTCTCTAAGCACCTTGAGACTCCTTCTTAAGTGATTCGATAGCCTTTGACCATCCATCGTACAAAATCGTTAAAACCTTTAGCGCATTATCTAAATGTTTTACGTCACCGGTAATATTTGCCCGCGTGAATTCTTCCATGACGTAAATATATAACTGCTCAAGATTAGACGCCATGGAGCCACCCACTTTAAAATCGAGAGTGCTGGCGAGCTCCATGATGATGTCATAGGCTTTACCGATGAGCTCCCCTCGCTCCTTGACGTTTTTTTGTTCTGCAGCTTCTCTCGCCTGCTTTGTGAATTTGATAGCGCCTTCATAGAGCATTAACAGCAGTTTCTCTTTGCTGGCGCTCTCCACTGATGTTTTTTTGTACTTCCCATAGCCGTTCATTTACCCTGCCTCCGCGTCATGTATTACCCACCCAGTCCACCGATGCCACCGCCGCCGCCCATACTCGACACTTGCGCGCCTTGAGCTTGCATCTTTGACATCTGCTCTTCTAACTTCGAAAACTTTTTCCGAAGTTGGTCTTCTTTGTTGGCTAAATTCTTTTCTTTATTATCAATATTTCGATCGATCTGACTCATTTGGGTCTGCATGCCTTTTTTCCGGCTAGAGACAACACCCTGCTGAGACGTGGCACTATCCAGTACTGCTTTGGCACGTCCAATAAATCCTGCGTTGGGACTTCCATCTCCGCGTAAGAATTCGAGAACATCTTTGGCATTTGTTTTTAAAGCTTTCTCGAACTTTTCCTGTTTCAACTCTAAGGTTCCGCTCCGATTGAATTCGACGCCAAGTTGGCTGAGATTTTTTATAGTTCCCTGAGCCCCATAGGCCGTGCCCTGAATCATTTGACGGAGCCGGTTTTCAATACTTCGAAGGACCGAATCGCCACCTAGGGTTTTAGAGGTGTCGGTTTTTTCGTTCATCGTGTTTTGCTGCTGGACGAAACTGAAAACACCATTCATCGCTTCGACAAAACCTTTGAGCTTCCCTTCAATCGCTTGGTAGTTTTCCGTCAGCGCAATATTGACCTCTTTACCAGGCTTCGCGCTTTTAAGATCCAGTGAAACTCCTGGAATGATTTCATCGATCTTGTTGTTAACCACTTCAACATCAAAACCGTTAACGCGTATCACACCGTTCTTAGATTTTCGCTCTTCATCAAAGTATAAATCGTCGTCCCCGTCTAAAAGATAAATGGTCGGAAATTCCACATTTTGGTTATTTCCGTAATGACTGGAAGACATGATCAAGCGGTATCCATCAGTCCCATCGGTACCATCTTGAACCACCGTCGCGTTGACTCCGAGTTCAGCACCATTGATGGCTTTAGCAATTCCATCGAGAGTGTTATTCCCGTTATTGATATAAACGGACTTTTCGCCATCGGGAGTATTGAATTTAAGATAACCCACACCCAGTTGTGTTTTATCTTTATCGGCAATTGTATTCGAAAGCGCTCCAGCACTCTCCGCAAGCTTAACAACCTCAAGCTTCCAATTCCCAGGAATGGCTTTTTCCGCAACCACCGTTCCGGCGATCACGTCAGGATCCGAAACATCCAAAGAGTAATCTTGGAATTTTTTTCCGCCAACGATATCCTTGAGTGTGCCCTTGACTTTATTGAGACGAGATTCAAAGTCGGTCACAAGATTGAGTTTAGTTTCAATCTTCTGTTTTTTAACTTCCATGTTCTTAATAGGCTCACGTTCGGCGATCATAATCTGATCAACGACGCCTGATAATCCTGAACCTACTCCGGGCAACCTAATGGGCATATACCCTAAGTATGCAGTAGTAATTCAAATATCTGTGAGTCAGTAATATGGCTCTAGCCGAAAGCTATGGACAAGAAAAATACTAGGCCGCTTTATTTAAAAGACGTCCGTTAGCCTGGTCCATGGAGTTCAAAAGGGTGTAGAACTGGTCTTCAGTCACACGTCGAACGATGTTTCCTTGCGGGTCTTTAATAAGAATGAGTTGGACAAGATTCTCGGTGACGACGTCCACAGTCAAATTATTGGCTTTAATTCCTGGGTGTTCCCGTAAACTCTTTAATAGTTTTTCTAATTCCTCGTCGGTGATCTTGCGAGGCTTATCTGAATGAGGTTCCCTTCCGTCTGCATCTCGCTCCGTCGTATCGTGTGACTTCACGCGATTCTGGAGTTCGTGCACCCTTTCGGGAACCACGGCCTGATTAAGGTTAGAAAGCGACCGTATATTCATACAACATACGTATCGGCATTACTTCCCCAAAAAATGAGCCCGCCAACCACGACGGGCTCTGAGGAAGAACGACTAATTCTTATGACAATAATCTTAAGGCTTGGCGAGGAACCTCATTGGCTTGTGCCAATACGTTCGTCGTAGCATTAAGAAGGATGTTGCTCTTGGTGTACTCTGCTGAAGACTCCGCAACATCGGCATCTCGGATGCGTGAATTTGCTACCGACAAGTTCTCAACCTGCGTTGAAATATTCTGTGTTGTTGAGGACAATCGGTTCTGTAACGCTCCGATGTTGGCACGGTAACCATTTACTGATTTTTGAGCAGCATCGAGTTGTGACAACGCATCTTTCGCCCCATCTTTTGAGGTGAAATCGATGCCATCAACACCTAAATGGGAAGATGTCGCGTTGGCGTAAGATGAATCAAATGAAATCACATCTGATTCGCCACTACCTTGAATTCCGACTTGGAAATCAAAGGTTTCACCTTCACCGTTTAATAGCTTTTTGCTACCAAATGAAGTTGAATCGGCAATACGATCGACCTCTTGCTTAAGTTGGGTTAATTCTTGGTTGATGTAACCACGCTCTTCGTCACCGACGGTATCAGAAGCGGCTTGGATGCCGAGCTCTCTCATACGGGTGAAGATGTTACTGATTTCCCCCAAGCTGCCTTCTGCTACCTGCAATAATGAAACACCGTCGTTCGTGTTTCTTAATGCCTGTTGGTAACTTCTGATCTGAGACTTCATTCCCTCAGAAATAGACAGCCCAGCGGCATCATCAGAAGCCTTCGTGATACGGCTCCCCGATGACAATTGTGCCATGGATTTATCCATGATCTTTTGGTTGGCGTCGAGCGCCGTTCGTGCAGCTATGGACGGCACGTTCGTCGAAATTCTTAAACTCATAGTTCCTCCTCGAGTTTCGTTTTTAGTACCTGGTTTAGGTACTTGGTCTAGCTATACTTTCGGCACCGTCCAGTAATACTGAAGTCGAGTCTGGCTTTTCTCGACCAACATCCCAACAACTAGACCAAGATCCAGAAGGAATTATTATGTTAAGTTGGAACTATAATTATAAAAAACAGTCACTTACGTAAGTTTATTTGTTTTTTTATTTTCTAAAAGTTTTTGGAGTGAAAACTATTTCAACAATGTTTTTTAAAATTCCAGCTCTGTTGCGACAAAAGATCAGAGATGACTACGATTATCACTAGATTTTAGTATAGGCCATTCGAATGCGAAATGGCCGGCATCTCTATTAAAAGATTCTTTTTTGGAAGTGCCCTCTTTTGGCGATCGCCGCCCACGGAAGGGCGCGAAACGATCCATGGATGGAGACTTTCGCCAAAAAAGGGCACTTCCAAAAAAGAATCTTTCCATAGAGATCCCAAGAGAACAATCCGCATCATCAAAAAGGGGCCACTTTGCTTTGCGGGCCCCTCGGATTGATTTGCGATTTCTTTGTTACTATTTTCAGCTTAACAAGCGTAGAGCTTGACGCGGAACTTCGTTAGCTTGGGCAAGAACATTGGTCGTCGCGTTCAACAAAATATTACTTTTTGTATACTCTGCCGTCGACTCGGCAATGTCAGCATCACGGATGCGCGAATTCGCGACCGAGAGGTTTTCAACTTGAGTCGAGATGTTTTGAGTGGTCGAAGTTAATCGGTTTTGAAGTGCGCCGATGTTGGCGCGATAACCGTTGATCGTCTTCTGCGCACTATCAAGAGAGGACAATGCTTCTTTGGCACCCTCTTTTGTCGAATAGTCGATACTATCAACGCCGAGATTCGACATTCTAGTATCGGCGTTCGCCGAATCAAACGAAATCACATCGGATTCTCCCGAACCGCCCACTCCCACCTGGAAATCGAAGACTTCACCAGCTCCATTGAGCAGTTTTTTACTGCCGAAAGACGTTGAATCCGCGATGCGATCCACTTCCGACTTTAGCTGAGAAAGTTCGTTGTTGATATACTCACGTTCCTCATCACCGAGGGTGTCCGACGCGGCCTGCACGCCGAGCTCACGCATACGGGTAAATAGGTTACTGACCTCGCCCAAGCTGCCTTCTGCGACTTGCAATAAGGAAACACCATCGTTGGTGTTTCTTAACGCCTGTTGATAGCTCCTAATTTGAGACTTCATGCCCTCGGAAATAGATAAACCTGCAGCATCGTCAGAGGCTTTAGTGATTCGGCTTCCTGATGAAAGTTGCGCCATGCTCTTATCCATCACTTTTTGATTGGCATCGAGCGCAGTGCGCGCGGCTATCGAAGGTGTATTTGTGGCTATTCTTAAACTCATGTTCTTCCTCCTGGGTGTTGTTCCCGGTAATTAGTCTGGTTACATTTTCGGTGAAACCCGATTCGCCTTAAGGCTTAGGACGAAGATCTAATTAGAATCAGGAAATATTTATTTTTATTAATAGAAAATTTTTATTTGAACTCACGAGAAATAACTGTGAGTTAAGGAAGTTAAGTTATAAATCTTTGAATATTTATATAAATAAAGAATCGTAAACGTAAAAACTTAATACAAAAATGAATTAATTAATCACATCGAGAGCGCTATTTAATGCTGTCGGAATGGTATCGGAAGAGTTTGCAAACATAATGCGGATGGCTTTTTCACCTTCGATCACTGCCGACTTTAATCCTCCAACGATAGATACGCTAAGGGCACCGACAACGATGGATTCTAAGCCTCGCTCCCCGGCAAGTTGCGCGTAGTATCTAGATCGCTCCAAATGATGTTTAGCTAAGTCACGATTTTCATTATTAATAGCCTCGACGGCCATTCGGTATTCGGCTAGAGAAAGAATAGAGTTGCTAGATAATCCGTGAAGGGATGAAATTTGAGCGACCCCCACACCAAATGTCGTTAACACTAATAAAGCTCGCGAACCTAAGGTTGAGAAAGTAGCAACACCGCCCAAGCCTACAACTCCGCCGGCGACCGAAGCTTGAAGATAAGGCAAGTAGCCACGCTTTCCCCACGCTAATATAGCTTTATCTAATTCGCAAGAGAGGAGAGTCCCACGGTTAGCGGCATGCCTAGAAGCTTCGAGATTTGTAGCTAGAGAATCACTGAGAAGTTTAGCGGTAGGAGCTCCAGCAGCGCCCAATCCAACTCCACCCATGACTTGACCAATTCGAGTAAAGTGACCCGCAATAAATGCATCCGCGGCAAATCCGCGAGCAAACGTCCCTGCAGCCACAACAATCGGACCCGAGTAAACTAAGCTTCCAATAAGAATGGCGGAGCTAGCGACAGTGACAGAAGTGATGGCGAATTGTCTCCCGGATGCACGCGCGCGTTCCTCAACAATTACACGATTGATTTGATCCCAGCGCTCGAGATAGGTCGACATGCTGGCAATGGCTGCAACAGCTCTGGCCTTCATTAAATTTTTGGCCTCAAGGGAAAGGTTCTGGTTTTGAAAGCGAGAAGGGCTGAGAGTTTCGATTTTCTTGACGAGCGCGAGTGTATCGGAAGTGAATTTACCCCATTTATTATAGGTAAGACCGTCAAAAAGAGTGACGTTTCTCATCGCGCGCTCAAAAAGTTCCCACTGAGGATCGTCAAGCCCTACGGTCATTGCAATGAGGTTTTTAAGGAACTGTTGTTGAACGAGATTATCAATTCTCTCCATATAAGAATGGGAAATTTCGATGAGGTTGGTTCTGGCCCACGCATCATGAACCTCTAGTATAGATATCAGTTTATTATTAAAAGTCGGCTTCCCGTAGTGGTCTCTGAGGTGCGAAAGCCGCGCATTGAGCATGGTAAATGAGCCTCTTTCCTCAAACTGTAAATCCATATTCACCGGGCAAGCGGCAAGAGATTCGGCGTGAGAATCGAGTCCCCACGTGATGAGCGATATGAATACAAAGAGGAAGAGAGTTTTCATCACAGCGGGGAGTTGCAAAAGTACGACCGGACATAGGATCAATTAACTTCGATTTAAAAACGAAAATGAAATATATTAGGTTTGAACAAACAATTTTTGGCAGATCTGCCTAAAAGAGGACAAATTTCGGCATCTGGATTGCTCTATATTTCGACGAACTCGTTGGATCGATTAAATCGATAGATAAAGGGAAACTTATGAAATTGTTACTTGCTGTGTTCACCATTTTGACAGTACAGCACGCACTTGCCTCTGAAACCCTCAACAGATATGAACTTTCTCAGGCCGCTCATTGTAGCAACGGGAACTCCATCCAACTTGTAAATCCTACCCTTATCTCTCATCTCAACTTCACCCAAGGCCAAAAAGAAATCGGCGCTCGCTTGATGGATCAATCAGACGTGAGTTTTCGAATGATCTACTTAGGAAAAAGTAAAATTTCTAAAAATGCTGTTTACCAGGCCGTACTCTTAACAGAGATGACTCAACAGACTTTTAGTCTCGAAGTGAGCAATGACGGTAAAACTCTCATTGTTCGTAGCCAAGACTTCGCAAACGAAGCTTGCGGTGGTGGCTTCGTCGTCACTCAGTGGGCCGCGATTTAAATCTCTTCGAATCACAAAGAAAAATCAAAAAAAATAAAAGTGCCCACCACAATGGGCGAGCACTCTTCGAAAACTCTCATTGATATGAAAATATTTTTTATCCTAATAACTGTAACACCGCCGCCGGAGCCTGGTTCGCTTGTGCTAACATTCCTACCGAAGCTTGTTGTAAAATTTGAGACGACGTCAGTTCCGCAGATTCATGTGCGATATCGGCATCTCTGATTCGCGAATTGGCTGCTGATAAACTTTCGTTTTGGACGTCGATATTTCTAACGGTCGAATCGAGTCGGTTTTGGAGAGCTCCATAATTTGCTCTCATTCCACCCACCTTAACGATGGCCTCATCGATCAGATCGAGGGCATCTCGAGCCCCGCTCTTACTATCGAATTCCAATCCGTTGATTCCTAGATTGGAAGTTGTTGCATCCGCGTCTGTGTTGAAGCGAATGATACTGTGCTCGTCGCTATTCACGCCGACCTGGAATTCCATTTCCGTCATAGACCCGTCGATGAGATTCTTATCACCGAACTTTGTGGTGTGAGCAATGCGATCCGCCTCTTCGATGAGCGCACTGGCCTCCATGTTCAAGAACTCCCGTTCCTGATCGCCAACCGTGTCACTAGCGGCTTGTACTCCCAGTTCTCTTAAGCGAACTAAGATATTATTGACTTCATTCAGTCCACCCTCACCCACTTGGATAAAAGAAACCGCGTTTTCTGCATTCTTTCGCGCCATCTGCATGCCGCTTATATCCGCTTTTAATTTTTCAGAAATCGCAAGACCTGCGGCATCGTCTGCGGCTTGAGTAATACGACTTCCTGAAGATAAAGCCTTCATCGCGTGAACATTTCTTTTTTGCTGTGTTTCTAAGTTTCTCTGAGCGTTGATTGACGCCAGATTTGTGTTAATCCTTAAACTCATTCTCAACTCCTTTTTAAGACCTTCTCGTTCTGAGACCATCTACGTTCTATCGCCACGTCCTGTAGCCCGGCCTTATGTCTAGAATATCGGCGTTCTATTCCAAAACTTTAGTCTTGAAATGAAATAAATATGTTCAAGTTGAGACAGAATCCCACCGAGAAGTCCAGGACAGCTTCTGTCGGGGTAAAGATGAAATCCACACTTTTAGTACTATTCATTTTGTTTGGGGCGACCACACAAGCGCATCCCAACGTTAAGACGGAAAAAAAGAAACGCGATCAGCTCCTTCAGCAGATGCAAGAGATCTGCATGAAAAAGTTTCCCGGCAAAGTGGTCCAACGTCGAAAGACCTGCGAATGTCTCCTTCGCAATTTTAACCAAAAGCTATCGGCGTCGGATCTTGTTGTGCTGCTCAATGACTACAAAACAGCTCCTGGAAAGAAGTCTCAAAAAGCGACGGTGAATGACTCTAATGAGGCACTCTACATGTTCAACATGGATGTCAGTGAGGCCTGTCTCAAAAATCCAACCTATAAACTAAGTGATCCTCAATAACACCACTTAAAGTCTCGTTTCGAGGCATCTTAAAAACAGAATAGGTCCTTTTATTGTGTTTTTCATACCGACCACCTAAACTTAAAGTTCGAGGGGGAAGAGAATGCGAAAGCGTATCGTAGGAATTGCTATCGTATGTCTGGCGGGATCTCCTCTACTTTTCCAGAATTGTAGTAAAAAAAATACTTCCAAATCCAACATTTCGGCGTCTCGAACTCTCGCCAGTCAGACAGACTCACCAGAGAGTGGAGTTGTTCTCAAATCATCGGTGTACACCGACATGGCTCAAGATATTTATCAAAGAATTACCGGCGTTAATGCGGGTTTAGATAACCGAGAGATCCAAGAGATGTCCCAATACTTGGAGAACGGAAATAAACTAAAAGCGGCAGAGATCGCTATGCAAAATAAAAACTTCTTAAATATAACCGTCAGAGACATGGCGACCCGATTATCAACCCGTGAGGCCAACACACTCGCTCCGCTGAGTGACTTTGTCGCAACTGTTATTGGCGTGACTCGCGATAATGTAAATGCCAAAGAGCTTTTGACTGGCAATTTCTATTATCGTGCCGTGGACGTCCCCGGCGTTCCACAAGACATCGTCGCCGATATTATTAAATCCAATAATCACTACAATGCACTCGACACCACCGGCGCAAATTTATCTGCAGTGCTGGTTCGCGAGGACGGTCAGAAAATAATTGGAGCTTCAGGTCAGGTGGAAGTTCTCTCCGACGCTGCTGGTCTACTTACGACGCGGGCGTTTATGGAGGCTCACGCCAAAGCTGGGACCAATCGTAGAATCATCGAATACACGTTTAAAATGTTCCTTTGCTCTCCAATTCAAACGTGGGCGAGCACGTCCCGACCCGATTTTTACATCGGGAGAGATGTGGGACGAAATCCATCCACGGAGTTTAATAACAAGTGTAAGAGCTGCCATTCGGGAATGGATGCGATGAGACCCGCCACTGCACACTTCGATTTTTTTGTGGAAAATGAAGCGCAGAAGACCGGATTTATCAAATTCAACTACGATTACAAAATGGATCCTCGCGACGAGGACGCCACCAAGATCGATCGAGTGGTGCCCGACGCTGAACAGAAAGTTCCTTATAAATTTCGCCGAGGCTCGAGTGTTTACCCTGATGGGTTTAAAGTTAAAAATAATTCATGGAGCAACTATGTTCCTCACAAAAATTTTGGATGGAAGACTCCTTTAACCGGGCAAGGCATGAATGAGTTAGGTCAAATGGTCGCGTCTTCGGAAAAATACGCCGAGTGTTTAGTTCAGAACGTTTTTTACTCCGTTTGTCGCAGAAATATGGAAACTAAAGATGCCAGTGCGTTAAAGTATCTGACGTCACAGTTGATTTCCTCTAATTATAATCTTCAACATCTTTATAAATTGACGGTATTAAGCAGTGAATGCTTGGGGATCGATTAACATGAAACTCGAGCACAAAATTTTATCTATTTTAACAATGGGACTCAGCATTTCACTGATGTATAGTAACTGTGGAGCGCCTCAGGCCCTCGGTCGGCGATTTCCGATCAAATCATCAAAAGTTGTTCAAATTGCATCCCACCGTCAAATTTTACCCTCGCTCATCAACTGCTTGAATCTTGAAGATTCGGCCCTGCGACCGGCAACCCGCCAGGCCGCCCGCGAGTCCGCCTCGACTTTATCTTTAGATGGTGACGCTTCGAAAATTTCGGCGCCCATGATGATGGCTCTCGTTAAAATCACCGGTGAGGTTTGTGTCGATCTCATTAACCAAGAGCTCGCTCAAACCTCTTCGAGAAAGTTTTTCCCAGGTTTTGAATTGGGAACGCCCGCGAATTCTCAAAGCTACGATCTCAATACCTCGATCCATAGACTTGCCACTTCCTGTTGGGGTCATGAACCCTCCCCCTCCGAAAATGACGAGATTATTAAAGCTTTAACCGAAAGTAATTTGATCAACGCTAAAAACCGAGCTACCGCATTGTTCTTATGTACGATGATGCTTGGTAGCGGCGAAACCTTCCGGAGATAGCCATGAGTTTGTCAAAAAAAGACCAACAAATGTTGAAGTTACTCGAACTGGAGCAACAGACTCGTCTTTATAAAAATTATGTCGAAGGCGGGCACAAGAAACCGAAGACACGACGAGAGTTTTTAGCCTCTGGACTTGCGGCAAGTTCGGCTTACATGTTTATGCCCACGCTGCTTCAACTCCTCACTCAACACAATGCTCACGCCGCCGAAGTGGAGTGCGTGTCCAGCTCCGCAGCGACAAACACCCTTCCCGCATTTATTAATATTCAACTTGCAGGGGGCCCAGCTCTATTTGCGCAACACCTCGTCTGTGGTGCCGGTGGAGCTCTGGATCTTAGCCAACACAATACCATGTTAGGTATAATTCCGAACGCTCAAAACTTTTTTGCAAACAGTGCGCCCTTTTGGTTTGAAAACGATCCCTCCGTAGGGTCGCAAATGATTCGATCTATAGTTAATCGAACTAACGGAACAGACATTATGGGGAAATCCAGTTTTATTGCGGTCGCCGCGAAATCCACAGACGACACGGCTGCAAATCCCAACGATATCACCGGGCTCCTCGAGAAAGCGGGACTCATAGGGACCACCTTCCCCTATTTTTTTACCGGAAATCATCCTCGGTTTAGCCAACCTGCAATTTTACCGGCGGCGACCTCGCTCAATGTGGCAAATTTAGCCAGCCTGCAAAATAGCGTGGGCTTCCAAGGCGCGTTGGCGACGTTCTCTGGCGATCCCGCGACTAACATTAGTCTTCAACAACGACTGATCGCTTCGGTCCAAAGACTCACGAAAATTCAAGTGGAGCAACTTGTCACCTCCTCGAAAGCCGATCGCAGCCAAGATACTTTTAAAAAATTAGTGGCTTGTTCCACAGAAAAAAACACCAAAGTGATTAGCGAGACCACCGGAGTAGATATTTACAATAACTATCCTGGCGGTCCTGAGTTCGCAAATATTTGGCAAAGGAATATGTCGCCCTCTTTTAATACAACTCTTGAAACATGCGGACTGGCGATTTCCAATTGCCTTCGAGGAATGTCCGGTGGCGCGATGGTCACCTTGGGTGGATATGACTACCATGCGCCGGCATTACGGTCTGAGGCCGATCAGAAAGATGCCGAAGCCGGTGAAATCATCGCTCGCACTCTATTGACGGCCCGCCAAGCGAATCGAAAAGTATTTATTTACGTATCTGCGGATGGTTCGCTGAACAATGCCGCTGGTAATGGAGCGGCTTGGGGTGGAGATTTTGGAGAACGAGGCGTTCACTATATTATCGCCTACGATCCAGCGGGCGCCCCCGCAACCCGCGGTTTAAACATTGGTGGGTATGCCGATGCTCCTTTCCAATTGAACCATTTCGCGGGAACTTCCGTTGCGACCTCGAATCCGATTGCGGCGACCGACGCTCAAGATTTGTGTGCTTCTGCGGTATTTTTGAACTATTTAAGCTTTGCGGGTTTAAAAGCCAAAATCGACGCACCGGAATTAACCGCAGTGAAATCCAAATTGCTAAGTTCTCTCCCGGCAGGCGGCGGCGATATTTTCAATTACTATTTGAGAATAGCGGGCTGATGTGACAAAGAAGTTCAATGTTTTCTTTATAACTCTCATATGTTTTTTCACCATGGTTTTATTCCATAACTGTGGTGGATCTCCTTGGACTTCAGTTCAATCCTCTAG is part of the Bdellovibrionales bacterium genome and harbors:
- a CDS encoding flagellar protein FliT, translating into MLREDNNIDQIVLLLKEKNNHLEMFYDISERERKSFKARNFDNLEDLYRIREDILENIHTIDSKIEVYSASANKSQLTDTSKKEIESCLGQKEKLVNKILEQDLQILSCIESEKSSMLKKLTSVRTGRRLLKAYRTMPDILD
- the fliS gene encoding flagellar export chaperone FliS, whose protein sequence is MNGYGKYKKTSVESASKEKLLLMLYEGAIKFTKQAREAAEQKNVKERGELIGKAYDIIMELASTLDFKVGGSMASNLEQLYIYVMEEFTRANITGDVKHLDNALKVLTILYDGWSKAIESLKKESQGA
- the fliD gene encoding flagellar filament capping protein FliD, with the translated sequence MPIRLPGVGSGLSGVVDQIMIAEREPIKNMEVKKQKIETKLNLVTDFESRLNKVKGTLKDIVGGKKFQDYSLDVSDPDVIAGTVVAEKAIPGNWKLEVVKLAESAGALSNTIADKDKTQLGVGYLKFNTPDGEKSVYINNGNNTLDGIAKAINGAELGVNATVVQDGTDGTDGYRLIMSSSHYGNNQNVEFPTIYLLDGDDDLYFDEERKSKNGVIRVNGFDVEVVNNKIDEIIPGVSLDLKSAKPGKEVNIALTENYQAIEGKLKGFVEAMNGVFSFVQQQNTMNEKTDTSKTLGGDSVLRSIENRLRQMIQGTAYGAQGTIKNLSQLGVEFNRSGTLELKQEKFEKALKTNAKDVLEFLRGDGSPNAGFIGRAKAVLDSATSQQGVVSSRKKGMQTQMSQIDRNIDNKEKNLANKEDQLRKKFSKLEEQMSKMQAQGAQVSSMGGGGGIGGLGG
- a CDS encoding flagellin FliC; translation: MSLRISTNVPSIAARTALDANQKIMDKSMAQLSSGSRITKASDDAAGLSISEGMKSQIRSYQQALRNTNDGVSLLQVAEGSLGEISNIFTRMRELGIQAASDTVGDEERGYINQELTQLKQEVDRIADSTSFGSKKLLNGEGETFDFQVGIQGSGESDVISFDSSYANATSSHLGVDGIDFTSKDGAKDALSQLDAAQKSVNGYRANIGALQNRLSSTTQNISTQVENLSVANSRIRDADVAESSAEYTKSNILLNATTNVLAQANEVPRQALRLLS
- a CDS encoding flagellin FliC → MSLRIATNTPSIAARTALDANQKVMDKSMAQLSSGSRITKASDDAAGLSISEGMKSQIRSYQQALRNTNDGVSLLQVAEGSLGEVSNLFTRMRELGVQAASDTLGDEEREYINNELSQLKSEVDRIADSTSFGSKKLLNGAGEVFDFQVGVGGSGESDVISFDSANADTRMSNLGVDSIDYSTKEGAKEALSSLDSAQKTINGYRANIGALQNRLTSTTQNISTQVENLSVANSRIRDADIAESTAEYTKSNILLNATTNVLAQANEVPRQALRLLS
- a CDS encoding flagellin FliC produces the protein MSLRINTNLASINAQRNLETQQKRNVHAMKALSSGSRITQAADDAAGLAISEKLKADISGMQMARKNAENAVSFIQVGEGGLNEVNNILVRLRELGVQAASDTVGDQEREFLNMEASALIEEADRIAHTTKFGDKNLIDGSMTEMEFQVGVNSDEHSIIRFNTDADATTSNLGINGLEFDSKSGARDALDLIDEAIVKVGGMRANYGALQNRLDSTVRNIDVQNESLSAANSRIRDADIAHESAELTSSQILQQASVGMLAQANQAPAAVLQLLG